From the Hylaeus volcanicus isolate JK05 chromosome 4, UHH_iyHylVolc1.0_haploid, whole genome shotgun sequence genome, one window contains:
- the LOC128874977 gene encoding troponin T, skeletal muscle isoform X3 yields the protein MSDDEEQYSGRASQKDSGENPEFMKRQEQKRSDLDEQLKEYIAEWRKQRAKEEEELKRLKEKQAKRKITRADEEKRLAQKKKEEEERRQREIEEKKQRDIEEKRKRLEESEKKRQAMMQAMKDQSKKGPNFTITRKDLAGNLTSAQLERNKTKEQLEEEKKISLSIRIKPLEMDNLSIEKLRSKANDLWDTIVKLETEKYDLEERQKRQDYDLKELKERQKQQLRHKALKKGLDPEALTGKYPPKIQVASKYERRVDTRSYDDKKKLFEGGLTEQLKETMEKQWAQQKQQFLGRQKTKLPKWFGERPGKKPGDPESPEGEEDVKAAAEDEELEEPQFEEEEEEEEEEEEEEEGGEGKEGEGEGEEEEEEEEEEEEEEEEEEEEEEEEEE from the exons gGGTAGGGCGTCCCAAAA GGACTCTGGGGAGAATCCCGAGTTTATGAAG AGGCAGGAACAGAAGAGAAGCGACCTAGACGAACAGCTCAAGGAATACATTGCAGAATGGCGAAAGCAGAGGGCcaaggaggaggaggagctGAAGAGATTGAAG GAGAAGCAAGCCAAGCGCAAGATCACCCGCGCGGACGAGGAGAAGAGATTGGCTCAGAAAaagaaggaggaggaagaaCGTCGTCAACGTGAAATTG AGGAGAAGAAACAACGTGATATCGAGGAAAAGAGAAA GCGTCTCGAAGAATCGGAAAAGAAGCGTCAAGCTATGATGCAAGCGATGAAAGATCAGAGTAAGAAGGGACCCAACTTCACCATCACTAGAAAAGATCTTGCA GGTAACCTAACGTCGGCGCAACTGGAACGCAACAAGACGAAAGAACAGCTCGAAGAGGAGAAGAAAATCTCGCTGAGCATCCGCATCAAACCTTTGGAAATGGACAATCTGTCCATCGAGAAGCTCCGGTCTAAGGCCAACGATCTTTGGGATACCATCGTTAAGCTGGAAACCGAGAAATACGATCTTGAGGAGCGACAGAAACGCCAGGATTATGAT CTTAAAGAATTAAAGGAACGTCAGAAGCAGCAGTTGAGGCACAAAGCCTTGAAGAAAGGTCTCGATCCCGAAGCCCTCACCGGCAAGTACCCT CCCAAGATCCAAGTCGCCTCCAAATACGAACGTCGCGTGGATACCAGGTCCTACGACGATAAAAAGAAGCTCTTCGAGGGT GGTCTAACCGAACAGCTGAAGGAAACCATGGAGAAGCAATGGGCTCAACAGAAGCAACAATTCCTTGGTCGTCAGAAGA CGAAGTTGCCGAAATGGTTCGGCGAGAGGCCAGGCAAGAAGCCAGGAGACCCCGAATCACCGGAAGGCGAAGAAGACGTGAAGGCTGCGGCTGAGGACGAAGAGCTGGAGGAGCCACAAttcgaggaagaagaagaagaggaagaggaggaggaggaagaggaagagggcGGCGAAGGAAAGGAGGGTGAGGGCGAGGgtgaagaagaagaggaggaggaggaggaagaag
- the LOC128874977 gene encoding troponin T, skeletal muscle isoform X4 — protein sequence MSDDEEQYSDSGENPEFMKRQEQKRSDLDEQLKEYIAEWRKQRAKEEEELKRLKEKQAKRKITRADEEKRLAQKKKEEEERRQREIEEKKQRDIEEKRKRLEESEKKRQAMMQAMKDQSKKGPNFTITRKDLAGNLTSAQLERNKTKEQLEEEKKISLSIRIKPLEMDNLSIEKLRSKANDLWDTIVKLETEKYDLEERQKRQDYDLKELKERQKQQLRHKALKKGLDPEALTGKYPPKIQVASKYERRVDTRSYDDKKKLFEGGLTEQLKETMEKQWAQQKQQFLGRQKTKLPKWFGERPGKKPGDPESPEGEEDVKAAAEDEELEEPQFEEEEEEEEEEEEEEEGGEGKEGEGEGEEEEEEEEEEEEEEEEEEEEEEEEEE from the exons GGACTCTGGGGAGAATCCCGAGTTTATGAAG AGGCAGGAACAGAAGAGAAGCGACCTAGACGAACAGCTCAAGGAATACATTGCAGAATGGCGAAAGCAGAGGGCcaaggaggaggaggagctGAAGAGATTGAAG GAGAAGCAAGCCAAGCGCAAGATCACCCGCGCGGACGAGGAGAAGAGATTGGCTCAGAAAaagaaggaggaggaagaaCGTCGTCAACGTGAAATTG AGGAGAAGAAACAACGTGATATCGAGGAAAAGAGAAA GCGTCTCGAAGAATCGGAAAAGAAGCGTCAAGCTATGATGCAAGCGATGAAAGATCAGAGTAAGAAGGGACCCAACTTCACCATCACTAGAAAAGATCTTGCA GGTAACCTAACGTCGGCGCAACTGGAACGCAACAAGACGAAAGAACAGCTCGAAGAGGAGAAGAAAATCTCGCTGAGCATCCGCATCAAACCTTTGGAAATGGACAATCTGTCCATCGAGAAGCTCCGGTCTAAGGCCAACGATCTTTGGGATACCATCGTTAAGCTGGAAACCGAGAAATACGATCTTGAGGAGCGACAGAAACGCCAGGATTATGAT CTTAAAGAATTAAAGGAACGTCAGAAGCAGCAGTTGAGGCACAAAGCCTTGAAGAAAGGTCTCGATCCCGAAGCCCTCACCGGCAAGTACCCT CCCAAGATCCAAGTCGCCTCCAAATACGAACGTCGCGTGGATACCAGGTCCTACGACGATAAAAAGAAGCTCTTCGAGGGT GGTCTAACCGAACAGCTGAAGGAAACCATGGAGAAGCAATGGGCTCAACAGAAGCAACAATTCCTTGGTCGTCAGAAGA CGAAGTTGCCGAAATGGTTCGGCGAGAGGCCAGGCAAGAAGCCAGGAGACCCCGAATCACCGGAAGGCGAAGAAGACGTGAAGGCTGCGGCTGAGGACGAAGAGCTGGAGGAGCCACAAttcgaggaagaagaagaagaggaagaggaggaggaggaagaggaagagggcGGCGAAGGAAAGGAGGGTGAGGGCGAGGgtgaagaagaagaggaggaggaggaggaagaag
- the LOC128874977 gene encoding troponin T, skeletal muscle isoform X1 — translation MSDDEEQYSSEEEVVEETGRASQKDSGENPEFMKRQEQKRSDLDEQLKEYIAEWRKQRAKEEEELKRLKEKQAKRKITRADEEKRLAQKKKEEEERRQREIEEKKQRDIEEKRKRLEESEKKRQAMMQAMKDQSKKGPNFTITRKDLAGNLTSAQLERNKTKEQLEEEKKISLSIRIKPLEMDNLSIEKLRSKANDLWDTIVKLETEKYDLEERQKRQDYDLKELKERQKQQLRHKALKKGLDPEALTGKYPPKIQVASKYERRVDTRSYDDKKKLFEGGLTEQLKETMEKQWAQQKQQFLGRQKTKLPKWFGERPGKKPGDPESPEGEEDVKAAAEDEELEEPQFEEEEEEEEEEEEEEEGGEGKEGEGEGEEEEEEEEEEEEEEEEEEEEEEEEEE, via the exons gGGTAGGGCGTCCCAAAA GGACTCTGGGGAGAATCCCGAGTTTATGAAG AGGCAGGAACAGAAGAGAAGCGACCTAGACGAACAGCTCAAGGAATACATTGCAGAATGGCGAAAGCAGAGGGCcaaggaggaggaggagctGAAGAGATTGAAG GAGAAGCAAGCCAAGCGCAAGATCACCCGCGCGGACGAGGAGAAGAGATTGGCTCAGAAAaagaaggaggaggaagaaCGTCGTCAACGTGAAATTG AGGAGAAGAAACAACGTGATATCGAGGAAAAGAGAAA GCGTCTCGAAGAATCGGAAAAGAAGCGTCAAGCTATGATGCAAGCGATGAAAGATCAGAGTAAGAAGGGACCCAACTTCACCATCACTAGAAAAGATCTTGCA GGTAACCTAACGTCGGCGCAACTGGAACGCAACAAGACGAAAGAACAGCTCGAAGAGGAGAAGAAAATCTCGCTGAGCATCCGCATCAAACCTTTGGAAATGGACAATCTGTCCATCGAGAAGCTCCGGTCTAAGGCCAACGATCTTTGGGATACCATCGTTAAGCTGGAAACCGAGAAATACGATCTTGAGGAGCGACAGAAACGCCAGGATTATGAT CTTAAAGAATTAAAGGAACGTCAGAAGCAGCAGTTGAGGCACAAAGCCTTGAAGAAAGGTCTCGATCCCGAAGCCCTCACCGGCAAGTACCCT CCCAAGATCCAAGTCGCCTCCAAATACGAACGTCGCGTGGATACCAGGTCCTACGACGATAAAAAGAAGCTCTTCGAGGGT GGTCTAACCGAACAGCTGAAGGAAACCATGGAGAAGCAATGGGCTCAACAGAAGCAACAATTCCTTGGTCGTCAGAAGA CGAAGTTGCCGAAATGGTTCGGCGAGAGGCCAGGCAAGAAGCCAGGAGACCCCGAATCACCGGAAGGCGAAGAAGACGTGAAGGCTGCGGCTGAGGACGAAGAGCTGGAGGAGCCACAAttcgaggaagaagaagaagaggaagaggaggaggaggaagaggaagagggcGGCGAAGGAAAGGAGGGTGAGGGCGAGGgtgaagaagaagaggaggaggaggaggaagaag
- the LOC128874977 gene encoding troponin T isoform X2, giving the protein MSDDEEQYSSEEEVVEETGRASQKDSGENPEFMKRQEQKRSDLDEQLKEYIAEWRKQRAKEEEELKRLKEKQAKRKITRADEEKRLAQKKKEEEERRQREIEEKKQRDIEEKRKRLEESEKKRQAMMQAMKDQSKKGPNFTITRKDLAGNLTSAQLERNKTKEQLEEEKKISLSIRIKPLEMDNLSIEKLRSKANDLWDTIVKLETEKYDLEERQKRQDYDLKELKERQKQQLRHKALKKGLDPEALTGKYPPKIQVASKYERRVDTRSYDDKKKLFEGGYDTLLAEYNEKLWKQKTEQFMKRNKTKLPKWFGERPGKKPGDPESPEGEEDVKAAAEDEELEEPQFEEEEEEEEEEEEEEEGGEGKEGEGEGEEEEEEEEEEEEEEEEEEEEEEEEEE; this is encoded by the exons gGGTAGGGCGTCCCAAAA GGACTCTGGGGAGAATCCCGAGTTTATGAAG AGGCAGGAACAGAAGAGAAGCGACCTAGACGAACAGCTCAAGGAATACATTGCAGAATGGCGAAAGCAGAGGGCcaaggaggaggaggagctGAAGAGATTGAAG GAGAAGCAAGCCAAGCGCAAGATCACCCGCGCGGACGAGGAGAAGAGATTGGCTCAGAAAaagaaggaggaggaagaaCGTCGTCAACGTGAAATTG AGGAGAAGAAACAACGTGATATCGAGGAAAAGAGAAA GCGTCTCGAAGAATCGGAAAAGAAGCGTCAAGCTATGATGCAAGCGATGAAAGATCAGAGTAAGAAGGGACCCAACTTCACCATCACTAGAAAAGATCTTGCA GGTAACCTAACGTCGGCGCAACTGGAACGCAACAAGACGAAAGAACAGCTCGAAGAGGAGAAGAAAATCTCGCTGAGCATCCGCATCAAACCTTTGGAAATGGACAATCTGTCCATCGAGAAGCTCCGGTCTAAGGCCAACGATCTTTGGGATACCATCGTTAAGCTGGAAACCGAGAAATACGATCTTGAGGAGCGACAGAAACGCCAGGATTATGAT CTTAAAGAATTAAAGGAACGTCAGAAGCAGCAGTTGAGGCACAAAGCCTTGAAGAAAGGTCTCGATCCCGAAGCCCTCACCGGCAAGTACCCT CCCAAGATCCAAGTCGCCTCCAAATACGAACGTCGCGTGGATACCAGGTCCTACGACGATAAAAAGAAGCTCTTCGAGGGT GGCTATGACACGCTTTTAGCGGAGTACAACGAGAAACTGTGGAAACAGAAAACAGAACAGTTCATGAAGCGCAACAAAA CGAAGTTGCCGAAATGGTTCGGCGAGAGGCCAGGCAAGAAGCCAGGAGACCCCGAATCACCGGAAGGCGAAGAAGACGTGAAGGCTGCGGCTGAGGACGAAGAGCTGGAGGAGCCACAAttcgaggaagaagaagaagaggaagaggaggaggaggaagaggaagagggcGGCGAAGGAAAGGAGGGTGAGGGCGAGGgtgaagaagaagaggaggaggaggaggaagaag
- the LOC128874977 gene encoding troponin T, skeletal muscle isoform X5 — MKRQEQKRSDLDEQLKEYIAEWRKQRAKEEEELKRLKEKQAKRKITRADEEKRLAQKKKEEEERRQREIEEKKQRDIEEKRKRLEESEKKRQAMMQAMKDQSKKGPNFTITRKDLAGNLTSAQLERNKTKEQLEEEKKISLSIRIKPLEMDNLSIEKLRSKANDLWDTIVKLETEKYDLEERQKRQDYDLKELKERQKQQLRHKALKKGLDPEALTGKYPPKIQVASKYERRVDTRSYDDKKKLFEGGLTEQLKETMEKQWAQQKQQFLGRQKTKLPKWFGERPGKKPGDPESPEGEEDVKAAAEDEELEEPQFEEEEEEEEEEEEEEEGGEGKEGEGEGEEEEEEEEEEEEEEEEEEEEEEEEEE, encoded by the exons ATGAAG AGGCAGGAACAGAAGAGAAGCGACCTAGACGAACAGCTCAAGGAATACATTGCAGAATGGCGAAAGCAGAGGGCcaaggaggaggaggagctGAAGAGATTGAAG GAGAAGCAAGCCAAGCGCAAGATCACCCGCGCGGACGAGGAGAAGAGATTGGCTCAGAAAaagaaggaggaggaagaaCGTCGTCAACGTGAAATTG AGGAGAAGAAACAACGTGATATCGAGGAAAAGAGAAA GCGTCTCGAAGAATCGGAAAAGAAGCGTCAAGCTATGATGCAAGCGATGAAAGATCAGAGTAAGAAGGGACCCAACTTCACCATCACTAGAAAAGATCTTGCA GGTAACCTAACGTCGGCGCAACTGGAACGCAACAAGACGAAAGAACAGCTCGAAGAGGAGAAGAAAATCTCGCTGAGCATCCGCATCAAACCTTTGGAAATGGACAATCTGTCCATCGAGAAGCTCCGGTCTAAGGCCAACGATCTTTGGGATACCATCGTTAAGCTGGAAACCGAGAAATACGATCTTGAGGAGCGACAGAAACGCCAGGATTATGAT CTTAAAGAATTAAAGGAACGTCAGAAGCAGCAGTTGAGGCACAAAGCCTTGAAGAAAGGTCTCGATCCCGAAGCCCTCACCGGCAAGTACCCT CCCAAGATCCAAGTCGCCTCCAAATACGAACGTCGCGTGGATACCAGGTCCTACGACGATAAAAAGAAGCTCTTCGAGGGT GGTCTAACCGAACAGCTGAAGGAAACCATGGAGAAGCAATGGGCTCAACAGAAGCAACAATTCCTTGGTCGTCAGAAGA CGAAGTTGCCGAAATGGTTCGGCGAGAGGCCAGGCAAGAAGCCAGGAGACCCCGAATCACCGGAAGGCGAAGAAGACGTGAAGGCTGCGGCTGAGGACGAAGAGCTGGAGGAGCCACAAttcgaggaagaagaagaagaggaagaggaggaggaggaagaggaagagggcGGCGAAGGAAAGGAGGGTGAGGGCGAGGgtgaagaagaagaggaggaggaggaggaagaag